From a region of the Phaeodactylum tricornutum CCAP 1055/1 chromosome 4, whole genome shotgun sequence genome:
- a CDS encoding predicted protein, producing the protein MIYQEDKRTYDGEWRHGRWHGFGRATFANNDNYEGEYRFDQRHGRGCYNWSDGRIYDGLFREDKRHGQGKFTWPDGAVYDGEFRNGQREGHGVYKFSDGGRYEGSWKDGRYNGFGICNWEDGRTYKGEWLNGMAHGKGVETYANGGVRHDGQWIEDEPIT; encoded by the exons ATGATCTACCAGGAAGACAAGCGCACGTATGATGGTGAATGGCGTCATGGACGGTGGCACGGGTTCGGCCGGGCCACTTTTGCTAACAACG ACAATTACGAGGGCGAGTACCGTTTTGATCAGCGCCACGGTCGCGGTTGCTACAATTGGAGTGACGGTCGCATATACGACGGATTGTTCCGCGAGGACAAGCGTCACGGACAGGGTAAGTTTACGTGGCCCGACGGTGCAGTGTACGATGGCGAGTTCCGCAATGGCCAGCGTGAAGGTCACGGCGTCTACAAATTCAGTGACGGCGGTCGGTACGAAGGCTCTTGGAAGGACGGACGCTACAATGGTTTTGGTATTTGCAATTGGGAAGATGGTCGCACGTACAAGGGTGAATGGCTGAATGGAATGGCCCACGGCAAAGGTGTCGAAACGTATGCGAACGGCGGCGTGCGTCACGATGGCCAGTGGATCGAGGATGAGCCTATTACTTAG